Genomic segment of Bacteroides stercoris ATCC 43183:
TTTTACCGTAACGGACGGTGTTCCTCAATTTGTCACTCCCGAAGCCGATGTCTTTCTAAGTAATGTCCCCAAAACGTATCCCCGCATCTATTGTTTTCTGAACGATAATCTGGAGAAAGCACGCAAGAACGTACGCTCCCATCCCGAATTCGAGAACATGATTGACGACTCACGCAATGCACTCAGTTCAAACTATACCAATGATACCAAACCATACAGGCAAATCACCCGTATGGCTGCCGAATGCGACAATCTGAATACAGCCTACCAAATGCTGCAACTGGACGTATACGCAGAAAAGATGGTACAGAACGTACGTTGCCTGCTGGCCGTAGAACCCGACCCGAAAGTCATCAACAACGATTTCAACGCAGGAGAATTGATTTATACACTGGCATGCACTTATGAAAATTGTCATGACCGATTCACACCGCAAGAGCGCAAACAGATAGAAGGCATCATCATGGACATCCTTTCGCTCTATTACAAGAAACACATGATAGGAAACGAAGAAACCCACATCTTCGACAATCACTTCTGGCAGTTCGCATTTCGCCATTTCATGCAAGCGGCATTAGTGATGTACGATAAATATCCGCTTGCCAAAGAATACCTGGAATACAGCTACGAATTGTGGACGGCGCGTGCTCCGGCATCCGGTTTCAACCGCGACGGCTCATGGCACAACGGCACAAGCTATTTCAGCGCCAACGCCGTTACCCTGGCTTATGTCCCCACTTTGTTCGGTTATCTTACGAAGACAGACTTTATGCAACATCCCTGGTATAAAAATGCCGGTCTTGGCATGCTATACAGTTGGCAGCCCCGTTCGTTGAGCGCCGGTTTCGGCGACGGACATGAGAAGAACAACGGCAAGCCCCTGCGCATTCGCAGCGCTTTTGCCGACTTCATGGCACGTACTACCGGAGACCCCTATGCAGCCTGGTATTCGTCCATCAACAACCGTTACAAAACGGAATCCGAAACACGTCTGTTCCGCATGGCATGCAGCCTGCAACGCCCCCGAAAGGCTGAATTACCCTCAAATGCCCCCAAAGCCGTATGGTTTAAGGATACCGGTGAGATGATAGCCAACAGCAATCTGAAAGACTATAAACACAATATCAGCCTCAGCTTCCGTTCCAGCCCGTTCGGTTCCGGCAGCCACACACATTCCAATCAAAACGCCTTCAACCTGCACTACGGCGGCAAAGCCATCTATCATGCAGTAGGCCATTATATGAACTTTTCCGATCCGCACAATCTGTTGTCCTACCGCCATACACGCGCCCACAACACCCTGCTGGTTGACGGTATCGGCCAGCCATTCACCACGCGTGCATACGGAAACATAGTACGCATGTTCAACGGAGAGCATATATCATATGCCCTGGGAGATGCATCCAACGCCTATTGCGGCATCAGCGAATACCCCATGTGGCAGAAAAACTTCGCCAATCATAAACTTGAACAGTCGCGGGAAAACGGCTTTGGAGAAACTCCCCTGAAGAAATACCGCCGTCATATATTCCTGCTGCATCCCAATATTGTGGTTATCTATGACGAGCTTGAAGCCGACAAGGCGGTCAGCTGGGATTGGCTGCTGCACAGCCCGGTAAAATTCGAAATAGACGAGGCGACATCGACCCTGACCACCCGTAACAAAAAGAGTAAATATACCTCTGTCGCCCGCCTGTTCAGCGAACAGAAATGTACTATCGGCCAAACGGATAAATTTGCAGCCGAACCCAACAAGAAAATAGGCGTACGCGGTGAAGATTTCACAGCTCCCTGGTCGCTGACGGCCAGCTATGAACCTTGTAAGGCCAATCGTATCCTCACCATCATCCAGGTGGAGGCAGACGGTAACCGGATAATAGAGATAGAACGCGGCAACAACAACAGTTTCCAATGCGGCGACTGGAAGATTGAAGCGGAACTGAATGCCCGACGTCCGGCAAGCCTCTACATCCGGAATAATGAAACAGAAACCACCTTCAGTTACGGAAAGGAAAAACCGGTAATCAACGGAAAGGTATATGAACGCAAAGAGAAACAGTCTTCCGTATTATACGACAGTTTTAACGGAGTATGGGAAGTGCGGGAAATGCAAGACTGTCCCGCACAAATTACCGGTAAAATAAAATAGCAAGCTTTTACTAATTAAAGCGTACTCTATAGACGAAACCCTTTTTTGGGGTCACTTATTGAATATGTATTTTTTAAACTGTATAACATGAAAGAAGCATTTTTTAATTAAAGTATTATGAAAAACAAAAAAAATCACATGAAACGAATGCTAATGCTTTCGTTATTGACTAGTGCTTGTTGCATTCACAGTTATGCAACAACAAATAAGTCTACCTTAGTGAGAGAAACGGAATCCGTTGAGAGCATCTTGCAGAACAGAAGAATCTCAGGCGTGGTAAATGACAATTTCGGTCCTGTTGTCGGTGCTAATGTATCCATAAAAGGAACTACCATTGGTAGCATTACCGATATGGACGGAAAATTTAGTTTTGACGCTCCTGAAAATGGAATACTTGTCGTATCTTTTATCGGATATACAACTCAAGAAATTCCAGTAAAAGGTAAAAACGAGTTTATTATTACATTGAAAGAAGATACTGAGCTGTTAGACGAAGTTGTAGTTGTGGGATATGGAACCCAGAAAAAGGTTAACTTGTCAGGTTCTGTATCAGCAATTGAAGGAGAGCAGATTGCAAGTAAGCCTTCTACCGATGTCCTTTCTGCATTACAAGGAGAAATGCCCGGTGTTACCATTACACGCGGTGGCGGACAACCGGGTGCGGAAGGAACCGGAGTTCAAATTCGAGGTTACTCTTCTGTCAACGATACTAAAGCTTTGGTATTAATTGATGGAGTAGAGGGTGATATGTCCATGTTAAATGCTGATGACATCGAATCTATTTCCGTATTGAAGGATGCAGCATCCTGCGCTATTTATGGAGCACGGGCAGCAGCAGGTGTAATTTTGGTTACAACCAAAAACGGTACGGAAGGAAAGCCCAAAATCTCATACAATGGTTATGTATCATTCAATATTCCTGGTAATATGCCGGAACGTGTTCCTGCATGGGAAGAACAAGATTTCATTAATAGGACGAGAATTCCAAGGGGTGGCCCGGAGTGGAATGCCGAGAAATCATCATGGATTGGCAATCCCAACTTCAATTATCGTCCATTAGGCAATGGACGTTGGGACTTGTTCGACAGCGTAGACTGGTTAGGCGAAGGTCTTAAAAACAGTACTCTGCAGCACAATCATTCCGTATCGGTCAGTGGCGGAACAGATAAAATAAATTACATGTTATCTGCCAACTATTACTATAAAAACGGTTTATTGAAATATGGTCCGGACGACTATGAACGATACAATTTATTAGCCAAATTAAATGCTAAACTCAATAAATATGTTGACTTAGGAGTTAATGTACAATATAATGCCGATGACATGTCCGAAAACTCTTTCGGTGCAGGAGAAATCTTCAGACTGTTATATGAAAACCGTGGCCGGCAACCCATTTACCAACCGGAAGCAGAGAATTATCCCAGCCCTTATAATGGCGACTTACAAGATAATCCTATTGATATTATGAAAAACGGTGGGGAAAAATCAACTGAATACGAGTCATATACAGGTAAAGCACAATTGACTATCAAGGATTTTATCAAGAATCTACGCATCAATTTAAGCGCTTCGCGCCGTGCCGGATACTATCATCAGGAGAGTTATAAGAGAACATTGACTTATTATAATTATGTAGGTGATGTACGTAGAACAACCAATTCTCCTAACTCACTATACAAATCTCAATATAAAGAATACCACGACTTGCTGGAAGCTACCATAAATTATAGTTTCAACCTAAAGGAGAAGCACAACTTTAATATATTGGCAGGTAGTTCATACGAAAATTATCGGATGAATCAAATCAAAGGAACAGCCAACAACATGATATCCAATGATTTTTTCTCTTTCAACTATTATGATACCTCCAAAGCTACCAATAGCATTTTAGCCGATCAGATTGACACTTGGGCCATGATGTCTTACTTCGGTCGTATAAACTACAACTTCAAGGAAAGATATTTGCTGGAAGCCAATGTACGTTATGACGGCAGTTCACGTCTTGCCCCCTCACACCGTTGGAAAGCTTTTCCTTCTGTTTCTGCAGCATGGCGTGTTAACGAAGAAAAGTGGTTTAACCTTGATTGGGTCAGCAATTTAAAACTCAGAATGTCTTGGGGACAGCTTGGTAATGGAGCCGTTTTGGGATTATACGACTATATTCCCTTGATAACCTATTCACAGAAAGATATACCGGCAAGCTATCAAGGTGAAAAATGGCTTTACCAAAGCAGCATGGCATCTGAAGACAAAACATGGGAAACCGTAGAAACTACTAATATCGGACTTGATTTCGGACTTCTCAATAACCGCCTAACCGGTAGTTTCGAATATTACTGGAAGTTTAATAACGATATGTTATCCGCACTTCAATTGCCTCATCAGATCGGAATTAATGTTCCAAATATGAATGTAGGTAAACTCAAAACATGGGGTTGGGACTTTAATATCAACTGGAGAGACCAAATTAAAGACTTCAGCTATCAAATCGGTTTCAATATCTCAGATAGCAAAAATGAACTGTTAAAATATGATGGAGCCAGCGTAGTAAACGCCGGTGTTGTAAAATTGTTGGAAGGCTATCCTATCAATACTATCTGGGGATATCAAACCGATGGTTTCTGGTCCAGCCGTGAAGAATATTTGCAATATAAAGCCGATCATCCAGGATATGAATCATTCCAAGATGGTATTATCAGCGGTGGAGACGTAAAATATGTTGCCCAAGGAAAACCTGATCATAAGATTGGAGTAGGAAACGGCAGCCCCGAAGATTCCGGTGATTTGGTTATGTTAGGAAACACAACACCCCGTTTCCTCTATGGTATAAACTTAGCGGCACAATGGAAAGGTTTTGACTTGTCACTCATATTCCAGGGAGTAGGAAAACGCGACCTGGTATTGAATGGAAGAATGTTTCCGATAGCCAATGACGCTGAAATGCCCTGGACTATTCACCGTGATTATTGGACAGAAGAAAATCCTAATGCCTATTGGCCGCGTCTTTATCAATATAAAGGAGATGACTTCAATTCTAAACCAGCTGACAGATGGATACAGGATGCATCTTATTTCCGTTTGAAAAATGTAACATTAGGATATACAATTCCTATTTCTAAGAAGTATATGGAAAAATTAAGGGTTTATGTAACCGGACAAGATTTATTCGAAATTTCCGATATACTGGAAGTGATGGATCCGGAAGTCGAAAGCAACGCCAACAGAGGTATGTATCCTTTCTTCCGCAGTTGGACTTTAGGTTTAAATGTTACATTCTAAAAATACACTACGATGAAAAATATATTTTTACTGCTTATCGGTGCTCTATTAGTCAGCAGTTGTTCATTAGACAGAGAACCGGAAACGACATTAAGCGATGTCAAATTTTGGAGAAGTGAGGCCGACTTGAGAGGTGCTTGTAATCGTTTATATATTGATCTGCCGGGCTTCTTAACGGGTAGAGGACATGATTTGCGTTCGGAAGAATTAATAGGAAATACTCCCGATGAGATTTCTTCCGGAAATCGCAGTATCCCGGAAACTGATAAAGAGTGGACTGATCCTTATAACAAGATAGGCGTCTGCAACAACATCATTGTCAAGGGAGAGAATATAGATATCAACGAAACGACAAAAAACCGCTGGTTAGCAGAAGCACATTTTTTTCGTGCCTTCTATTATTTTGACTTGGTAAAGAAATATGGCGACGTGCCACTTATTCTGAAAGTCTTCAACAATACCAGTGACCCAGAAATAAAGAAAGGCAGGGATTCACGCGAAGCTGTCATACAACAATGTTATAAAGATTTGGATTTTGCAGCACAATGGCTTCCCGATATTGATAAACTGGCAGATAATGCAAACTGGGGACGTGTATCCCGCTCTGCTGCACTGGCAATGATTGTACGTATCGGACTCTATGAGGGCACTTATATCAAGTATCACAATTTAACGGAAGGAGACAGCCAAAGTCACTTGAAAAAGTCTATCGATGCAGCTGAGACTATGTTTAAGGAAAATAAACACGACCTTTATCCTGACTTCCAGAAATTGTTTTATTTTGATGGCGAAGGACGCCAAAATAAAGAAAACATCTTTGTAAAAGTGTATGGACCAAATGGAGTTAACAATGCAATTACATGGCACAACCAATGTAGCTCAAAAGCCGGACAAGCAACCATAACACGCCAAATGATTGATAACTTTTTATACATCGACGGATTACCCAGAAAAGTTTCGGTTCATTATCAAGAAGAAACCAATTTTGATGACATATTCAGTAATCGTGATCCCCGTTTGGAAATGACCGTATTTTCCTACAAAGAAATATCTTTCAAGAATGCGGAATACTTACCCTTTGATAACGTAAACCACAGCGGCTATGGGTATCCCATCAAGAAAGGGTATATGCAGGAAGAGTATGATACTAATTCTAAAGAAACCGTTGATAAAATGCATATTCGTTATGCCGAAATCTTGATTTCATATGCTGAAGCACTTTATGAATATAATGGAAAAATCAGTGATGACCAATTGGAAGCTACTGTCAACTATATTAGAAAA
This window contains:
- a CDS encoding SusC/RagA family TonB-linked outer membrane protein: MKNKKNHMKRMLMLSLLTSACCIHSYATTNKSTLVRETESVESILQNRRISGVVNDNFGPVVGANVSIKGTTIGSITDMDGKFSFDAPENGILVVSFIGYTTQEIPVKGKNEFIITLKEDTELLDEVVVVGYGTQKKVNLSGSVSAIEGEQIASKPSTDVLSALQGEMPGVTITRGGGQPGAEGTGVQIRGYSSVNDTKALVLIDGVEGDMSMLNADDIESISVLKDAASCAIYGARAAAGVILVTTKNGTEGKPKISYNGYVSFNIPGNMPERVPAWEEQDFINRTRIPRGGPEWNAEKSSWIGNPNFNYRPLGNGRWDLFDSVDWLGEGLKNSTLQHNHSVSVSGGTDKINYMLSANYYYKNGLLKYGPDDYERYNLLAKLNAKLNKYVDLGVNVQYNADDMSENSFGAGEIFRLLYENRGRQPIYQPEAENYPSPYNGDLQDNPIDIMKNGGEKSTEYESYTGKAQLTIKDFIKNLRINLSASRRAGYYHQESYKRTLTYYNYVGDVRRTTNSPNSLYKSQYKEYHDLLEATINYSFNLKEKHNFNILAGSSYENYRMNQIKGTANNMISNDFFSFNYYDTSKATNSILADQIDTWAMMSYFGRINYNFKERYLLEANVRYDGSSRLAPSHRWKAFPSVSAAWRVNEEKWFNLDWVSNLKLRMSWGQLGNGAVLGLYDYIPLITYSQKDIPASYQGEKWLYQSSMASEDKTWETVETTNIGLDFGLLNNRLTGSFEYYWKFNNDMLSALQLPHQIGINVPNMNVGKLKTWGWDFNINWRDQIKDFSYQIGFNISDSKNELLKYDGASVVNAGVVKLLEGYPINTIWGYQTDGFWSSREEYLQYKADHPGYESFQDGIISGGDVKYVAQGKPDHKIGVGNGSPEDSGDLVMLGNTTPRFLYGINLAAQWKGFDLSLIFQGVGKRDLVLNGRMFPIANDAEMPWTIHRDYWTEENPNAYWPRLYQYKGDDFNSKPADRWIQDASYFRLKNVTLGYTIPISKKYMEKLRVYVTGQDLFEISDILEVMDPEVESNANRGMYPFFRSWTLGLNVTF
- a CDS encoding DUF4962 domain-containing protein; amino-acid sequence: MKRQLFILMAFCLTLITAQAGNVSRIHENVRETPYPQHGHTLYINPTPLLVPQSTRQSDYLQFNLSRSKDFSDASTVLSQPKPWCMFNPHKILENGTWYWRVRSVSKEGKEFPWSRTYSFTVTDGVPQFVTPEADVFLSNVPKTYPRIYCFLNDNLEKARKNVRSHPEFENMIDDSRNALSSNYTNDTKPYRQITRMAAECDNLNTAYQMLQLDVYAEKMVQNVRCLLAVEPDPKVINNDFNAGELIYTLACTYENCHDRFTPQERKQIEGIIMDILSLYYKKHMIGNEETHIFDNHFWQFAFRHFMQAALVMYDKYPLAKEYLEYSYELWTARAPASGFNRDGSWHNGTSYFSANAVTLAYVPTLFGYLTKTDFMQHPWYKNAGLGMLYSWQPRSLSAGFGDGHEKNNGKPLRIRSAFADFMARTTGDPYAAWYSSINNRYKTESETRLFRMACSLQRPRKAELPSNAPKAVWFKDTGEMIANSNLKDYKHNISLSFRSSPFGSGSHTHSNQNAFNLHYGGKAIYHAVGHYMNFSDPHNLLSYRHTRAHNTLLVDGIGQPFTTRAYGNIVRMFNGEHISYALGDASNAYCGISEYPMWQKNFANHKLEQSRENGFGETPLKKYRRHIFLLHPNIVVIYDELEADKAVSWDWLLHSPVKFEIDEATSTLTTRNKKSKYTSVARLFSEQKCTIGQTDKFAAEPNKKIGVRGEDFTAPWSLTASYEPCKANRILTIIQVEADGNRIIEIERGNNNSFQCGDWKIEAELNARRPASLYIRNNETETTFSYGKEKPVINGKVYERKEKQSSVLYDSFNGVWEVREMQDCPAQITGKIK
- a CDS encoding RagB/SusD family nutrient uptake outer membrane protein, producing MKNIFLLLIGALLVSSCSLDREPETTLSDVKFWRSEADLRGACNRLYIDLPGFLTGRGHDLRSEELIGNTPDEISSGNRSIPETDKEWTDPYNKIGVCNNIIVKGENIDINETTKNRWLAEAHFFRAFYYFDLVKKYGDVPLILKVFNNTSDPEIKKGRDSREAVIQQCYKDLDFAAQWLPDIDKLADNANWGRVSRSAALAMIVRIGLYEGTYIKYHNLTEGDSQSHLKKSIDAAETMFKENKHDLYPDFQKLFYFDGEGRQNKENIFVKVYGPNGVNNAITWHNQCSSKAGQATITRQMIDNFLYIDGLPRKVSVHYQEETNFDDIFSNRDPRLEMTVFSYKEISFKNAEYLPFDNVNHSGYGYPIKKGYMQEEYDTNSKETVDKMHIRYAEILISYAEALYEYNGKISDDQLEATVNYIRKRSGFNTKLTNGFVSDHQLNMLDEIRRERIVEFIDENIHYDDIIRWKTAEKVLPQTMLGILFNPDESAKTAKELGYKFTDANGAYNEVKVYDQANIYVIEEADSRKFDPQRDYLYPIPSYEIATSNGNIKQNPYWK